GCCGAACAGGTTGTCACCGCCGAAGAACAGCAGCGCAGCAATGGCCAACAGGGTCGAAACCGAGGTGGCGATGGTACGCAGCAGGGTCTGGGTGGTGGAGACGTTGATGTTCTCGATCAGCGAGGCCTTGCGCATCACGCGGAAGTTCTCACGCACCCGGTCGAACACGACGATGGTGTCGTTGAGCGAGTAACCGATGATCGCCAGCACCGCCGCCAGCACCGTCAGGTCGAAGGTGATCTGGAAGAACGACAGAATGCCCAGGGTCACCACCACGTCGTGGATCAGCGAGATGATCGCGCCGACGGCGAACTTCCACTGGAAGCGGAAGGCCAGGTAGATAAGGATACCGCCCAAGGCCAGGAGCATGCCCATGCCACCCTGGTCACGCAGCTCTTCACCCACCTGCGGGCCAACGAACTCGACGCGCTTGAGTGTGGCCGGGTTGTCGCCGCCGGCTTTTTGCAGTGCCGCGGCTACCTTGCTGCCCAGCTGCGGGTCATCGCCCGGCATCCGCACCAGCAGGTCGGTGGTAGCGCCAAAGCTCTGCACCACGGCTTCGTGGAAACCGGAGTCAACCAGCTCGGCACGGACCGCCTTGAGGTCGGCCGGGCGCTCGTAGGTCAGCTCGATGAGCGTACCGCCGGTGAAGTCCAAACCGAAGTTCAGGCCCTTCTGCCACCAGCTGAACAACGCCAGGACGGTGAGGAGCACAGTGATGGCGAACGCGACATTGCGCACGCCCATGAAGTTGATGGTTTTCATCGCAGCTCCCTCAAACCCACAGCTTCTTGATGTCACGCCCGCCGCAGGTCAGGTTGACCATTGCACGGGTCACCATGACGGCGGTGAACATCGAGGTGAAAATCCCGAGGGACATGGTGACCGCAAAGCCCTTGACCGGGCCGGTACCCATGGCGAACAGGATGCCGCCGACCAGCAGGCTGGTCAGGTTGGCGTCGATGATCGCGGTATAGGCGCGGTTGAAACCTTCATGGATGGCGCGCTGCACCGACATGCCGGCTTTGAGCTCCTCACGAATCCGCGAGAAGATCAGCACGTTGGCGTCCACCGCCATACCCATGGTCAACACGATACCGGCGATACCCGGCAGGGTCAGGGTCGCACCCAGCAGCGACATCAATGCCAGCAGCAAGACCATGTTGCCCGCCAGGGCGATGGTGGCGATCACGCCGAAGCCGCGGTAAATGGCGATGATGAACAGCGAGACGAACAGCATGCCCCACAGCGACGCATCAATACCCTTGGTGATGTTGTCCGCACCCAGGCTTGGGCCAATGGTACGTTCTTCAGCGAAGTACATCGGTGCGGCCAGACCACCGGCACGCAGCAGCAGCGCCAGTTCGGACGATTCGCCCTGGCCGTTCAGGCCGGTGATGCGGAACTGGCTGCCCAGTGGCGACTGGATGGTCGCCAGGCTGATGATCTTCTTCTCTTCCTGGAAGCTCTGTACCGCCACTTCCTTCTCGACGCCGTCGACGGTCTGCTTGACGTAGCGGGTAACCGGCTTCTGCTCGATGAAGATCACCGCCATGCTGCGGCCGACGTTGCTGCGCGTGGCGCGGCTCATCAGCTCGCCGCCGTGGCCATCCAGGCGGATGTTCACCTGCGGGCGGCCATGCTCGTCGAAGCTGGCCTGGGCGTCGGTGACCTGGTCACCGGTGATGATCAGGCCACGCTCGACCGGGGCGGAACGGCCGCCCTCACGGAACTCGAAGACCTCGGTGGTCGCCTTGGACGCACCCGGTTCGGCGCCGAAGCGGAACTCCAGGTTGGCAGTCTTGCCGAGGATACGCTTGGCTTCGGCAGTGTCCTGCACGCCTGGCAGCTCGACCACGATACGGTTGGCGCCCTGGCGTTGAACCAGCGGCTCGGCCACGCCCAGCTCGTTGACACGGTTACGGACGGTGGTCAGGTTCTGCTTGATCGAGTATTCGCGGATCTCGGCGACTTTCGCCTGAGTCAGCGCCAGACGCAGCACGGCAAGGTCATTGCGCTCGGTGGCGGTCAGGTCGAAATCATTGAAATTCTTGCGGATCAGGGCGCGTGCCTGTTCGCGGGTTGCATCGTCAGAGAAGCCCAGCATGATGCCGCCATCCTGCTGAGGCAGGCTGCGGTAGCGGATGCGCTCTTTGCGCAGGAGGGTTTTGACCTCGCCTTCATAGACTTTCATGCGGGCGGTCATGGCCTTGTCCATGTCCACTTCCAGCAGGAAGTGCACACCACCGGACAGGTCCAGGCCCAGTTTCATCGGGCTTGCACCCAGGTTGCGCAGCCATTGCGGAGTGGTCTGAGCCAGGTTCAGGGCCACGACGTAATCATCGCCCAGTGCCTTGCGCACTACATCCTTGGCCGGAAGCTGGTCTTCCTGGTTGGTCAGGCGAATCAGCGCACTGCCCTTCTCACCCAGGCTACCGCCCTTGACGGTGATACCCGCATCGGTCAGCGCCTTGGTAACGCGATCGAGGTCGGCCTGGCTTACCTGCAGCGCCGAACTGGCACCACTGACTTGCACCGCCGGATCATCTGGGTAGAGGTTGGGAGCGGAATAAATAAAACCGATCGCCAGTACCAGCAAGATCAGTGCGTATTTCCACAGAGGGTATTTGTTCAGCATCACGCCGCCCGTTCAAGACGCGGGGCGCGTTGCGCGCCCCGACTGGAAAAATAAAACCGGTAACTCAGATAGCCTTGAGCGTACCTTTTGGCAGGGTCGCGGCGATGGCGCCCTTCTGGAACTTCAGCTCGACGGTGTCGGAAACTTCCAGCACCACGAAGTCATCGGTAACTTTGACGATCTTGCCGGCGATGCCGCCGTTGGTGACAACTTCGTCACCTTTTTGCAAGTTGCCCAGCAGGTTCTTCTGCTCTTTGGCGCGCTTGGCCTGAGGGCGCCAGATCATCAGGTAGAAGATGACCAGGAAGCCGACCAGGAAGATCCACTCGAAACCGGTACCGGCTGGGCCGGCGGCGGGTGCAGCTGCGTCCGCGTAAGCGGCGGGAATCAGAAAGCTCATGAGGCACTCCATTACTGAATTTTAATATTTAAGTGCTGACAGTCAGCCCAAGGGCGGCACAGGCAGCCCGCGCTTGGCGTAGAA
The sequence above is drawn from the Pseudomonas putida genome and encodes:
- the secF gene encoding protein translocase subunit SecF, which produces MKTINFMGVRNVAFAITVLLTVLALFSWWQKGLNFGLDFTGGTLIELTYERPADLKAVRAELVDSGFHEAVVQSFGATTDLLVRMPGDDPQLGSKVAAALQKAGGDNPATLKRVEFVGPQVGEELRDQGGMGMLLALGGILIYLAFRFQWKFAVGAIISLIHDVVVTLGILSFFQITFDLTVLAAVLAIIGYSLNDTIVVFDRVRENFRVMRKASLIENINVSTTQTLLRTIATSVSTLLAIAALLFFGGDNLFGFSLALFIGVMAGTYSSIYIANVVLIWLNLNSEDLIPPAKAEGVDERP
- the secD gene encoding protein translocase subunit SecD, which codes for MLNKYPLWKYALILLVLAIGFIYSAPNLYPDDPAVQVSGASSALQVSQADLDRVTKALTDAGITVKGGSLGEKGSALIRLTNQEDQLPAKDVVRKALGDDYVVALNLAQTTPQWLRNLGASPMKLGLDLSGGVHFLLEVDMDKAMTARMKVYEGEVKTLLRKERIRYRSLPQQDGGIMLGFSDDATREQARALIRKNFNDFDLTATERNDLAVLRLALTQAKVAEIREYSIKQNLTTVRNRVNELGVAEPLVQRQGANRIVVELPGVQDTAEAKRILGKTANLEFRFGAEPGASKATTEVFEFREGGRSAPVERGLIITGDQVTDAQASFDEHGRPQVNIRLDGHGGELMSRATRSNVGRSMAVIFIEQKPVTRYVKQTVDGVEKEVAVQSFQEEKKIISLATIQSPLGSQFRITGLNGQGESSELALLLRAGGLAAPMYFAEERTIGPSLGADNITKGIDASLWGMLFVSLFIIAIYRGFGVIATIALAGNMVLLLALMSLLGATLTLPGIAGIVLTMGMAVDANVLIFSRIREELKAGMSVQRAIHEGFNRAYTAIIDANLTSLLVGGILFAMGTGPVKGFAVTMSLGIFTSMFTAVMVTRAMVNLTCGGRDIKKLWV
- the yajC gene encoding preprotein translocase subunit YajC; its protein translation is MSFLIPAAYADAAAPAAGPAGTGFEWIFLVGFLVIFYLMIWRPQAKRAKEQKNLLGNLQKGDEVVTNGGIAGKIVKVTDDFVVLEVSDTVELKFQKGAIAATLPKGTLKAI